Within Bdellovibrio bacteriovorus HD100, the genomic segment AGGAACTTCATCTGCTGATAGTCTTGAGCGGTGCCCAGAAGGCCTTGGGATTTGATAGTTGCGGTTTTCTTGATTTCAGAGGACTTGGGTGCCTTGGGTGTTGCCTTCTTCGCCTTGGGCACGGCAGAGGCCTTTACAGTCGTGGCAGGGTCCCACTTTTCAGAGATGGCGCCGCCAGCTAGCGCCGTCTTTTCTGCTGTGGACAGCAGTTCGGCTCCGGCCGAGATCAGAAGGAATCGGTACTTGATCTGCTCATTTTGATTCAACCAAAGCTCGGCACTGTGGCGCACGGATTTTTTCGTCGCCACAGTTTTAAGAGCAAACTTTTGCTGCACCCCGAAGCTGTCTGTCACTTCAAGATACAACGATTCCCCTGGCGCCAGACTCGCATCCAATAGCTCCACGTTGGTGATCAGTTTATCACCAACGGGCTGGGTTGAATCTAGAAACAAGGGGTTGTGCTTTTTCAATTCCACATTTCCTGAGCAAGACTTGCCAAAGCAAGGCCCGCCGGGTTCTTCGGAGAGAAGTCATTCACTGGCAAATGCTTGTGGTGAGCTTCTTCAACCGCGATGGATTCAGGAATAAAGTTGTTAAACACCGGGATGGAATAGTTGGTGCGAAGATCCTGGATGACCTTTTCCACAATACGGCGGTTGCGGTACTTGGAGATGATGATCCCACGCACGTTGATGGTGTGACCAAGACCGTTCTTGATGCTTTTCAAAGTCTCAAGGATCAGATCAATGCCCATCAACGAGAAGTACTCTGGACAGATCGGAATCACGATGTCCTTGGAGGCAATCAACGCATTCACGGTCAAAAGACCCAAAGACGGAGAACAGTCGATCACAACGATGTCGTATTCTTCTTTGATTTCTGCCAAGGCTCTTTTCAGGATGCTTTCACGGCCAAACTTCGTGGACATGGAGATTTCAATACCGCTCAGCATGATTTCAGACGGAATCACATCAATGCCGAAGGATTCAGAAAATACCACCGCGTCCTGCGCCTGCACTTCACCGGTGATAACGTCATAGATTGTGTCTTCGAAGTCTTCATCGCCAAAGATCGCGCGAGTGGCGGAAGATTGAGGGTCCAGGTCGACCAGAAGAACTTTTTTGCCTTCTTTCGCCCACTGAGATGCCACGTTGATTGCGGTGGTGGTTTTTGCCACGCCACCTTTTTGATTGATGAATGATACGATGCTGCCCATACACGATTCCCTTCGTGGTAGATAAAATTCAACACCTAAGTCTAGCTGTTTTATTTGGGCAATGTGAAGCGCGATTTCGATTTCACGACGCGGCTGCTTAACGATCCTTCAACAACAACTCGGAGGTCTTTTTGATCCAAGGAAGGTAAGCATCCACACGCGAGTAAACGGAATAGTCATAACACTTTGGCGAAAGCGGCGTTGCCGCTGTGTCACCCCGGCTGGTGACCCCCATCAATTGAAGTTCGCCATTTTTCTCGATGTAAGCCGGGCCACCCGAGTCCCCACTGCACACACCTTTTTTCGCGGACTGATCGATCAGAATCTCATTTTGTCCATACTGGGCCACACCGACTTTCAATTTTGTGGTGCGAAGAATTCCTGATCCTTTTTTTACCCCCAGAGTCCAACTCAGTCCATAACCGGCCACCACAACTTCGGCGCCCGCCTTCAGGTCTTTGAAGTCGGCAAACAACGGTGCCGGAGCATAGCCGACCGGAAGATATTCACCCCTGATTCGGACCAGTGCGATGTCAGCCGTGTCATGCTTGCGGCCACGATTTCGTTCGTAGTCTTCATGACGGAGGGACTTAATGGCGTAGCGCGAATTGTGCGCATTCATTTTCTTGATGTCATCTGTAAAGAACACCAGCTGATGCATGGACCCTGGAATTACACAATGAGCCGCCGTCAAAATCAGATCTTTTGTGATCAAAGTTCCGGTGCACAGCACACCAGTACCTTCATTATAAAGCCCCACCGTGGAGCGCATGATCCGGCTGCCTGGCTCAACTTTTTCCCCGCCCACGACGCCGAGAGAGTCATCCGCCAGCACTTCCGCGGTGTTCTGCTGCCCACAGGCCGCAAGCATCGTCACTGCCAATACAGTCAAAGAAAGTTTCTTCAGCATCACACACCTCGCGGTTTTGGTACCCTGTTTTACCAGATTTTCAGAGGGAAAAGTGAAGAAATCCACAGAGTGACGTTTATTGTTTTTCGCCCAAAAGTTCACCAGCAAAAACGGCCAAACTTTAGACACCGCCTGAAAGCTTTTCCAGAGGGGAAATGGTCATCAGAACGTCCCCAAAATCCTGTTATATTCAGCACCTATGAAATCGCTTATTTTCTTTCTTGTTATGATCTCGTGTTCGGCATTTGCGGGCGATCGCATTCCTCAATGTTTCGATCGCAAAGACCGTATGGAATTTAACGAAAGTCAGGTACTGACCTGGCGCGAGTTCATGGAAAACAAGTTCACCGCCCGCGCCTTTGTGGACGGCACCCTGGTGCGCCTGATGGAAGACCGTCAGGGCCATGTGCACTTTGAAGTGGACCTGGATGAAAACCTGAACACCGACGATGACCGCGTTGAGGTGATCTATAACGTGAAATACGGCAAACTTCCTGAATACCAACCTGGGGACCGTATCATCGCCTGCGGTGACTTTGTCGTCGACAAATACTCTCCACACAAGGCCGTGATCCATTGGCTGCATATCAATCCGAAAAAAGGCGGTCCTCACGAGGACGGCTTTATCGCCATCAACGGACAAGTGGCCGGCCTGACCAACACCAAAGGATCTAAAAAATGAGATCCCTTGTCTGCGCCCTTCTTGCACTGACCTTGGCCGCCTGCACGGGCTCGGCTCCTGAATCTTTATCCAAGACAGAAGCTCCCGGCGCAATCTATAACGGGGACACCCGTGAAGACGTCAGCACGTCCTCTTCCCCGGAAAAAGAACTGGTCAAGGCCACGGCCGTGTTGGTTCATTCTTACCGACTGGCGCAGGCGCAAAATTCAGTTGTTAAACTGAACTCAACACCGCTGGAACAGCTGTACCCCTTGTGCCCGGATGAAAAATTTCTGACTCAGCCGACCTTGGGGTTTTGTTCAGGAACTTTGATTGCCCCCAATCTGGTACTGACGGCTGGTCACTGCGTGGAAAACCAGAAAGACTGCAACGACAGTCACTTTATTTTTGGTTGGACCGAAGAGAAATCCCGCCAAGGGATGCTGCCTTCTTCTGAAATTTACAACTGCAAAAGCATCGTGAAGTTTGATTTAAACATCAGAAAGAACATCGACTATGCCATCCTGGAACTGGATCGCCCCGTTCCCGGCGTGCGCCCGGCAAAAATCGCCAAAGAGGTTTTGCTGAAAGCCGATCAAACTCTTTTAAGCCTGTCCCACCCCCTGGGACTGCCGGTGAAGAAGGACTACGCACGCGTGCTTTCTGACATTCCAGAAATGCACACTTTCAAAGTCCAGGTGGACACGTTCTCTGGCAGTTCAGGGTCTCCGCTGTACAATGCTCAAGGCGAAATTGTCGGAATTCTTTCTCGCGGCATGGATGACATTCTTGAAGATGACATCTATCGTGTGCAAAAAGAAGGTGGCTGCATCAACTTTAACGCCTGTGCCGTGGGCCTGTGCTTTGGTCAAACATACTATAAAGCACCCCGTATTGACCTTTAGCATTTTCAGTCTTCCCTTTTAGCCACCATCCACCTTTGCACCTAAACTGTTTGCATGAACCAAAAGCAACTGCCGTGGTGGACCTGGGTCTTACCGTTTATCATTTTACTGGGAGGCACTTTCGTAAGCCTCACCTTCAAGGTGTCGCAGGGGATTTATTGGATCTACTTCCCCATCAACCTTGGCGTGATCATGGCGCTGTGGTGGGGTCCCCGCGTTTTTGCTGCGGTGTTTTTAAATGCCTTGGTTGCCATTTCACTGTTTGAACTGCCCCGCCCGATGCTCTATCCCCTTTATGCCCTGCCGGAAACTTTAGAGGTGATTTTCTCCTGGGTGCTGGTGCGAGAGCGTTTTAAAGACGTCAGCGCCTGGAAACCCAGCCCAAAAAATATCAGTCTCTATTTTGTGTACGGGCTGCTGATCCCGTCGTTGATCTGCTCCGTGGCCATTCAAGGGCTCTTTGTTTTAACTGGCATCCAGGACAAGTCTTTGTTCGGCTGGAGCACCCTGATCACGACGGTCGGAGACCTGACCGGTGCCATCTTTCTCACCATCCCGGCATTGATCCTGATTTCCCCATGGCTGCGCAAGCGCAACCTTTCATTGTTCGCCGTCAAGCCTCTTCCTCCCACGCATTGGGAAGTAGTCACTCGCAAAGAAAAAGCCCTTTTTGCCGTGGTGCTTGGAGGCATGCTGGTGCTGGCCCTTTCATTTCACATACCCCAAACCTGGTATGTCTATGGCATCCTGATGCTGTTATCAGCAGCCTGGTACGGCATGTATGCAGCGTTGGTGGTCAACACCTGGGTGGTATTTCTGAATATCATTCTGCCCAAGATAGCCAACCTGCCCTGGTCCAACAGCTTTCTGGAAGTGCAAACTCCAGCTACGCTGCTGACCCTTTGTTTCTGCTCTCTGATCACGGGGTCGGCGGTGACTTCACTGACCGGAAAAATCCGCGAACTGAATGAAACACAAGGACAACTGAAGTCCGCCAAAGACCAGGCCGAAGAGGCTTCTCGCGCCAAATCCGAGTTCCTGGCACGCATGAGCCATGAAATCCGAACTCCGCTGAATTCTGTTCTGGGAATGCTCGAGCTGCTGCGGGAAACACAGCTTTCCAAGGACCAGGAACGGTATTTGACCTTGTTTAGCCACGCCGGTGAAAACCTCAAAGCGCTGATCAATGACCTGCTGGACTTTTCAAAGATCGAAGCTAAAGCCCTGACTGTTGAAAACGTCAGTTACAATATTCACAGCACCGTCCGCAGCGTCTTCGACATTCTGCAAATCAAGGCCGAAGAACAGGGGCTGCACTTTGAGTTGCACATTTCCAAAGATGTGCCCCCGCTGCAATGGGGAGATCCCACCCGGCTGCGCCAGGTGCTTTTCAACCTGATCGGAAATGCGCTGAAGTTCACCAACGAGGGGTCGGTCAAGGTAAAGCTGGAGCTGACCAAAGATGCCCCCGAACAACTGCTGATCGAAGTGCAGGACACCGGCATTGGCATCCCTCGTGAACGACAATCCAAGCTGTTTTCATCCTTCGCCCAAGGTGATCCCACTATCGCACGAAAATACGGAGGCACGGGCCTGGGACTGGTCATCTCAAAAAACCTGGTCGAAATCATGGGTGGCACCATGGAGATGAAGAGCCTTGCCGGCCGCGGAACCACTTTCAAAATTTTACTTCCGCACCAACCGGACTTCAGCAGCAACATCGAGAAAAAAGCCAAACCCGCCATGGTCTGGAGCCAGCTTCCAGCGGACAAACGCTTCCGACTGCTTCTGGTGGATGACTCTGAAGACAACCGGGTGCTGATGATTCACTATCTGAAAAGTCTGCCCTTTGACTGCGACGAAGCCGTCAATGGACAGGAGGCCTTTGAAAAATTCAAAGAACGCAAATACGACCTGGTCTTTATGGACATGCAAATGCCCATCATGACCGGTTACAAGTCCACGGAACTGATCAGATACTATGAAAAAATGAACAAGCTTCCACACACGCCGATCATCGCCCTGACGGCGACGGCCGTGGTGGAAGACCTGCAACGGGCCGTCAGCAGTGGCTGTGATTCTTATGCGGTAAAACCCGTCAAGAAAGCTGAAATTTTAGAGATTCTGGCTCAAAACTTGACGACGAAATCGCCAACCAAGGAAGCCTTTAAAGAACCACCCTCACCCAGTATTTGAGAGCGGATTTTGCCGCGAACACGTTTTTTGGACAGCAGTTCCTGATAAAAAGCCTCTTCGTCGTCTTCAGACGGAAACTCGCTGACAATATCAAAATCAGTTTCCACCGGGCGCAGATACTGGATCTCACCCTTGGCAATGACGATGTTTTCGGTATCAAGTCCCCGCTGTTTTAACCCTGCCAAAGCCAAAGCATAGGCTGCCAAAACGGCGGAGGCATACAGACTGCCCCCAAAGGCTGTGCCTTTATGGTTTTTATTTTTCTCAAGCGAAACACGAAAGTGCACACGCGAAGAACCGATTTCTTTAACCTCAATGCCAAGATGCTCATACAGAGTGATCTTGTCTTTCAGAATCTGAATCAGTTCCTGCGGGTTTACTTCCATTGTTCATAGCCCCCGGCAAAGTTGGTGGCCTTTTTATAGCCCAGGTAATTCAAAGCATACACCACCGCCCCCGAGCGCACACCGTGATTGCTGACAACCAGAATGCGGCTGTCTTTAGCAATGTTCTTTTCATAAAGAGCGCGTTCAATCTTTTTGGACGGAAGGCCTTTGTCGTCAAAGAAATCCCGCCATTCGATATTCACCACCGACGCCTTCACGGATTTTTCGGTGGAAAGATTGCGCAGGGAATATTCCTGTCCGGAACGCACATCCAGCACGATCACCGGCTTTTCATTTTGCGTGACCTCCGCCTTGAACACTTTCAAAGGTGTATCCAGGTTTTCCGCCACTTCCGGCTTCCAATAGGGTTTGTTTTGAACCTGAGGCGCTTCACGGTTGGGATTCGTGTTCATTTCGCGATAAGAAGTGTGAACCAGAGTATAGACGTTTTTCACACCCAGTACTTTCAGCGTCCACGCCACACGGCCTTCTTCCCCAGCCCCTTGCGCACCTTTGCCCAGCACCACCACCGGCGTGGACGGATCTACGCCAACCAATGAAAGCCTGCGCGCAATCGCAAACAGATCGTTTTGCAACAAACCACGGGACTTGGGATTTTGTTGAGAAAAGTCCTCCCAACGAACATTGATAGAACCCGGCACATGCGCCAGATTAAACTCAAACGCCGGCCGAGCATCCAGGATGACCGTCTTGCCTTTAATCAATTGTTCAGCCGTGACATTTTCACCCATCACCGGCTCTTGCACAGTCACCTTCGTCGGCTTCATCTGACACGCAGAAAGCACCACAAATGCTGCAATCAAAACAAACTTCATAACATACCCCTGAAAAAACAAAAGGGAGCTTTCGCTCCCTTTTTGCAGACTATTTTGTAATACGCATTGTTGGGAAAAAGATGATGTCACGGATACTTGGTCTATCCGTTAGCAACATCACGATACGCTCGATACCGATTCCCACGCCACCTGTTGGCGGCATACCAGCGTCGATCGCCAGCAGGAAGTCTTCATCCATCGGATGCGCTTCTTCGTCCTTCGCACGGTTGGCTTCCTGTTCTTTCAAACGGGCCAACTGATCTTCCGGATCGTTCAGCTCAGAGTAAGCATTGCCGATTTCCATGCAGGCTGCGAACGGTTCGAAACGCTCAACCAGTCTGCTGTCGCGACGGTGAATCTTCGTCAGCGGAGAAATCTCCACCGGGTGATCCATCACGAATGTCGGCTGCACCAGGT encodes:
- a CDS encoding sulfurtransferase, which codes for MKFVLIAAFVVLSACQMKPTKVTVQEPVMGENVTAEQLIKGKTVILDARPAFEFNLAHVPGSINVRWEDFSQQNPKSRGLLQNDLFAIARRLSLVGVDPSTPVVVLGKGAQGAGEEGRVAWTLKVLGVKNVYTLVHTSYREMNTNPNREAPQVQNKPYWKPEVAENLDTPLKVFKAEVTQNEKPVIVLDVRSGQEYSLRNLSTEKSVKASVVNIEWRDFFDDKGLPSKKIERALYEKNIAKDSRILVVSNHGVRSGAVVYALNYLGYKKATNFAGGYEQWK
- a CDS encoding YiiD C-terminal domain-containing protein — encoded protein: MEVNPQELIQILKDKITLYEHLGIEVKEIGSSRVHFRVSLEKNKNHKGTAFGGSLYASAVLAAYALALAGLKQRGLDTENIVIAKGEIQYLRPVETDFDIVSEFPSEDDEEAFYQELLSKKRVRGKIRSQILGEGGSLKASLVGDFVVKF
- a CDS encoding ParA family protein — encoded protein: MGSIVSFINQKGGVAKTTTAINVASQWAKEGKKVLLVDLDPQSSATRAIFGDEDFEDTIYDVITGEVQAQDAVVFSESFGIDVIPSEIMLSGIEISMSTKFGRESILKRALAEIKEEYDIVVIDCSPSLGLLTVNALIASKDIVIPICPEYFSLMGIDLILETLKSIKNGLGHTINVRGIIISKYRNRRIVEKVIQDLRTNYSIPVFNNFIPESIAVEEAHHKHLPVNDFSPKNPAGLALASLAQEMWN
- a CDS encoding trypsin-like serine peptidase, with amino-acid sequence MRSLVCALLALTLAACTGSAPESLSKTEAPGAIYNGDTREDVSTSSSPEKELVKATAVLVHSYRLAQAQNSVVKLNSTPLEQLYPLCPDEKFLTQPTLGFCSGTLIAPNLVLTAGHCVENQKDCNDSHFIFGWTEEKSRQGMLPSSEIYNCKSIVKFDLNIRKNIDYAILELDRPVPGVRPAKIAKEVLLKADQTLLSLSHPLGLPVKKDYARVLSDIPEMHTFKVQVDTFSGSSGSPLYNAQGEIVGILSRGMDDILEDDIYRVQKEGGCINFNACAVGLCFGQTYYKAPRIDL
- a CDS encoding S1 family peptidase; this translates as MLKKLSLTVLAVTMLAACGQQNTAEVLADDSLGVVGGEKVEPGSRIMRSTVGLYNEGTGVLCTGTLITKDLILTAAHCVIPGSMHQLVFFTDDIKKMNAHNSRYAIKSLRHEDYERNRGRKHDTADIALVRIRGEYLPVGYAPAPLFADFKDLKAGAEVVVAGYGLSWTLGVKKGSGILRTTKLKVGVAQYGQNEILIDQSAKKGVCSGDSGGPAYIEKNGELQLMGVTSRGDTAATPLSPKCYDYSVYSRVDAYLPWIKKTSELLLKDR
- a CDS encoding ATP-binding protein; protein product: MNQKQLPWWTWVLPFIILLGGTFVSLTFKVSQGIYWIYFPINLGVIMALWWGPRVFAAVFLNALVAISLFELPRPMLYPLYALPETLEVIFSWVLVRERFKDVSAWKPSPKNISLYFVYGLLIPSLICSVAIQGLFVLTGIQDKSLFGWSTLITTVGDLTGAIFLTIPALILISPWLRKRNLSLFAVKPLPPTHWEVVTRKEKALFAVVLGGMLVLALSFHIPQTWYVYGILMLLSAAWYGMYAALVVNTWVVFLNIILPKIANLPWSNSFLEVQTPATLLTLCFCSLITGSAVTSLTGKIRELNETQGQLKSAKDQAEEASRAKSEFLARMSHEIRTPLNSVLGMLELLRETQLSKDQERYLTLFSHAGENLKALINDLLDFSKIEAKALTVENVSYNIHSTVRSVFDILQIKAEEQGLHFELHISKDVPPLQWGDPTRLRQVLFNLIGNALKFTNEGSVKVKLELTKDAPEQLLIEVQDTGIGIPRERQSKLFSSFAQGDPTIARKYGGTGLGLVISKNLVEIMGGTMEMKSLAGRGTTFKILLPHQPDFSSNIEKKAKPAMVWSQLPADKRFRLLLVDDSEDNRVLMIHYLKSLPFDCDEAVNGQEAFEKFKERKYDLVFMDMQMPIMTGYKSTELIRYYEKMNKLPHTPIIALTATAVVEDLQRAVSSGCDSYAVKPVKKAEILEILAQNLTTKSPTKEAFKEPPSPSI
- a CDS encoding DUF3465 domain-containing protein yields the protein MKSLIFFLVMISCSAFAGDRIPQCFDRKDRMEFNESQVLTWREFMENKFTARAFVDGTLVRLMEDRQGHVHFEVDLDENLNTDDDRVEVIYNVKYGKLPEYQPGDRIIACGDFVVDKYSPHKAVIHWLHINPKKGGPHEDGFIAINGQVAGLTNTKGSKK